In Flavobacterium sp. CBA20B-1, one DNA window encodes the following:
- a CDS encoding winged helix-turn-helix transcriptional regulator, producing the protein MEKNRSNCPLSCTLDILGDKWSLLIIRDVIWKGKVSYSEFLLSEEKIATNILANRLKMLEEESILIKEVSATNKSKFEYRLTQKGADLLPILVEMADWSVKHNESAKASALGQRIAGKKMKFLKEIQSIIQERINNKE; encoded by the coding sequence ATGGAAAAGAACAGATCAAATTGTCCGCTAAGTTGTACGCTTGATATTTTGGGCGATAAATGGTCGTTGCTGATTATTCGCGATGTAATATGGAAAGGAAAGGTTTCATACAGCGAATTTTTACTTTCGGAAGAAAAAATTGCGACCAATATTTTAGCAAATCGCTTAAAAATGTTAGAGGAAGAAAGCATTTTGATAAAGGAAGTTTCTGCTACCAACAAATCGAAATTTGAGTATCGTTTAACACAAAAAGGTGCGGATTTGTTACCTATTTTGGTAGAAATGGCCGATTGGAGCGTTAAGCACAATGAATCGGCTAAAGCATCGGCTCTCGGTCAGCGGATAGCTGGCAAAAAGATGAAATTCTTAAAGGAAATACAATCAATAATTCAAGAACGAATTAATAATAAGGAATAA
- a CDS encoding type 1 glutamine amidotransferase domain-containing protein, translating to MNDLKGKKIAILTEDGFEEIELTSPLEALKDAGAEVLIVSPKNGKVKAKSGDDWTKEYDVDLQLNDAKSGEFDALVIPGGVINPDKLRTNKDALQFVQTFFNENKPVAAICHGPQVLINAEAVRNKKLTSVGAIEADLKNAGAQWEDQEVVVDGNLITSRTPKDLPAFNKATIEAIAKA from the coding sequence ATGAATGATTTAAAAGGAAAAAAAATTGCCATTCTTACAGAAGATGGCTTTGAAGAAATTGAATTGACCAGCCCGCTTGAAGCCTTGAAAGATGCCGGCGCAGAAGTGTTGATTGTATCGCCAAAAAATGGCAAAGTAAAAGCAAAATCGGGTGATGATTGGACAAAAGAGTATGATGTTGACTTACAACTGAACGATGCAAAATCAGGTGAATTCGATGCATTGGTAATTCCTGGCGGAGTAATCAATCCAGACAAATTGCGAACCAATAAAGATGCTTTGCAGTTTGTGCAAACATTTTTTAACGAGAACAAACCTGTTGCTGCCATTTGTCATGGTCCACAGGTTTTGATAAATGCAGAAGCTGTTCGAAACAAAAAATTGACATCGGTTGGCGCAATTGAAGCCGACTTGAAAAATGCCGGAGCGCAATGGGAAGATCAAGAAGTTGTTGTGGATGGAAATTTAATAACCAGCCGCACCCCAAAAGATTTACCCGCTTTTAACAAAGCAACAATTGAGGCGATTGCTAAAGCCTAA
- the nfsB gene encoding oxygen-insensitive NAD(P)H nitroreductase, with protein MNIINILNNRYSTKSFDPSTKIKEDDFKQLLSLLQMSPSSVNLQPWHFVIAATEEGKQRMAKGVQGNYKFNEAKVLNASHVVLFCSKMRIDEAYKELVLESEAKAGRFPNEQIKQMTKDGRTLFVNIHKEQLKDEQHWLEKQVYLNIGQFLLGAAALGIDACPMEGIDVQILDEEFGLTEKGFTAITAVALGYRSESDFNDPAKTPKARLALEDITTLI; from the coding sequence ATGAATATAATCAACATTTTAAACAATCGATATTCAACGAAATCATTCGATCCTTCCACAAAAATAAAAGAAGACGATTTTAAGCAACTTTTATCATTATTGCAAATGAGTCCGTCTAGCGTAAACCTTCAGCCGTGGCATTTTGTGATTGCCGCAACAGAGGAAGGCAAACAGCGAATGGCAAAAGGTGTGCAAGGCAACTACAAATTCAACGAAGCTAAAGTGCTGAATGCCTCGCATGTGGTGCTTTTTTGCTCTAAAATGCGTATTGATGAAGCCTATAAAGAGTTAGTTCTTGAATCGGAAGCCAAAGCTGGGCGTTTCCCCAACGAGCAAATCAAGCAAATGACCAAAGACGGCAGAACATTGTTTGTAAATATCCATAAAGAACAATTAAAAGATGAACAACATTGGTTGGAAAAACAAGTGTATTTAAACATTGGTCAGTTTTTATTAGGAGCAGCCGCTTTGGGAATTGATGCATGCCCCATGGAAGGCATTGATGTGCAAATTTTGGATGAAGAATTTGGATTAACCGAAAAAGGATTCACAGCCATTACTGCTGTGGCGTTGGGATATAGAAGCGAAAGCGATTTTAATGATCCTGCCAAAACACCAAAAGCCCGATTGGCTTTAGAAGATATTACCACACTAATTTAA
- a CDS encoding transposase, protein MEYNFKDIHIGHLILQLVNEQKIETDRILKFFKITDEELEKMYQSKNIDTEKLLLWSKLLAYDFFRIYTQHLVLYAPPTSINYKKENNFKSVPQFRKNVYTTEIIDFFLEMLDKGEMTKNEIIEKYNIPKTTLYKWIKKYKKDQ, encoded by the coding sequence ATGGAATACAATTTTAAAGATATTCATATAGGACATCTTATTCTTCAATTGGTAAATGAACAAAAAATAGAAACAGACCGCATTCTGAAATTTTTTAAAATAACCGATGAAGAATTGGAAAAAATGTATCAATCCAAAAATATTGATACAGAGAAATTATTGCTTTGGAGTAAATTATTAGCGTACGACTTTTTTAGAATTTACACGCAGCATTTAGTGTTGTATGCACCGCCAACTTCCATCAATTATAAAAAAGAGAACAATTTTAAAAGTGTACCGCAGTTCAGAAAAAACGTGTACACTACCGAAATTATTGACTTTTTTTTAGAGATGCTCGATAAGGGTGAAATGACAAAAAATGAAATTATAGAAAAATACAACATTCCTAAAACAACACTTTACAAATGGATAAAAAAATACAAAAAAGATCAATAG
- a CDS encoding helix-turn-helix domain-containing protein: MDKKIQKRSIVPNYKKIYVDLLEKKYPHKKNDCAAILSKEKLSSMDVLLLNDLIFGKKLKEQQRSNQKYKSYDKASIEKILNHQKKHNLNDSELALHFKLSRNTVAKWKKMFQQQTAKR; the protein is encoded by the coding sequence ATGGATAAAAAAATACAAAAAAGATCAATAGTTCCTAATTATAAAAAAATTTATGTAGATTTATTAGAAAAAAAATATCCACATAAAAAGAATGATTGTGCTGCCATTTTATCAAAAGAGAAGCTATCTTCAATGGATGTTTTGTTATTAAATGATTTAATCTTTGGAAAAAAATTAAAGGAACAGCAAAGAAGTAACCAAAAGTATAAATCGTATGACAAGGCATCGATTGAGAAAATATTGAATCACCAAAAAAAGCATAATTTAAACGATAGCGAATTGGCGCTGCACTTTAAGTTAAGTCGCAATACAGTGGCAAAATGGAAGAAAATGTTTCAGCAACAAACCGCAAAACGTTAG
- a CDS encoding putative DNA modification/repair radical SAM protein: protein MLERIEEKLMILADAAKYDVSCSSSGSKRKNTGGIGDASASGICHTYTEDGRCVSLLKILLTNHCIYDCAFCVSRKSNDVKRAAFTVEEVVDLTMNFYRRNYIEGLFLSSGIFKNADFTMERLLRIVKKLRLEERYNGYIHLKTIPGASEELIQEAGLYVDRMSINLEMPTEAGLKLVAPEKDHDSVRKPLQFVNTKIQTFQNEKKLIKHTPTFVPAGQSTQMVIGATPENDWEIMSVADEFYKKYQLKRVYYSGYIPINNDNTALPQIGSRPPLIRENRLYQTDWLLRFYNFSLNEILNPAFTQLDLDIDPKLSWALRNLHLFPIDINTADYQTIIRVPGIGRQSAVKIITARKYGKLREYQLKKMGIAYNRAKHFITCADTLAPLGFKYAPQIKSTILQMGSSKYKAEIAENQLKLF, encoded by the coding sequence ATTTTGGAACGGATCGAAGAAAAATTGATGATATTGGCCGATGCCGCAAAGTACGATGTAAGTTGCAGTTCTAGCGGAAGCAAGCGAAAAAATACCGGCGGAATTGGCGATGCATCTGCTTCAGGAATTTGCCATACCTACACGGAAGACGGAAGATGCGTGTCGTTGCTTAAAATTTTGTTGACCAATCATTGCATTTACGATTGTGCTTTTTGCGTGAGCCGTAAAAGTAACGATGTAAAACGTGCTGCCTTTACGGTGGAAGAAGTGGTAGATTTAACCATGAACTTTTACCGCAGAAATTATATTGAAGGATTGTTTTTAAGTTCGGGTATTTTTAAAAATGCCGATTTTACCATGGAACGATTGCTGCGTATCGTTAAAAAACTGCGACTGGAAGAACGATACAACGGTTACATTCACTTAAAAACCATTCCCGGTGCCAGCGAAGAACTGATACAGGAAGCTGGTTTGTATGTGGATCGTATGAGTATTAATCTGGAAATGCCTACCGAAGCCGGATTGAAGCTCGTGGCTCCCGAAAAAGACCATGATTCGGTGCGTAAACCTTTACAATTTGTAAATACGAAAATACAGACGTTTCAAAACGAAAAAAAATTAATCAAACATACTCCGACATTTGTTCCTGCGGGGCAAAGTACCCAGATGGTTATTGGTGCAACACCCGAAAACGATTGGGAAATTATGAGTGTTGCGGATGAGTTTTACAAGAAATACCAGCTAAAGCGCGTATATTATAGTGGATACATTCCTATTAATAACGACAATACCGCGTTGCCACAGATTGGTTCGCGACCGCCGTTAATTCGTGAGAACAGATTGTATCAGACCGATTGGTTGTTGCGTTTTTATAATTTTTCATTGAATGAAATTCTAAATCCGGCATTTACACAGTTAGATTTGGATATCGATCCCAAATTGAGTTGGGCATTGCGAAATTTGCATTTATTTCCAATTGACATTAATACTGCTGATTATCAAACAATTATTCGTGTTCCCGGGATTGGTCGGCAATCGGCTGTGAAAATCATCACTGCACGCAAGTACGGAAAACTGCGGGAATATCAACTTAAAAAGATGGGAATTGCGTATAACCGAGCCAAACATTTTATTACTTGTGCCGATACCCTTGCGCCGTTGGGTTTTAAATATGCTCCGCAAATAAAAAGTACTATTTTGCAAATGGGTAGTAGTAAATACAAGGCGGAAATAGCTGAAAATCAATTAAAATTGTTTTAA